A window of the Trichoderma asperellum chromosome 6, complete sequence genome harbors these coding sequences:
- a CDS encoding uncharacterized protein (CAZy:GH43~EggNog:ENOG41), with translation MQAHGGGLIKVDDTFYLVGEDHTNGAAFQNINCYSSKDMVQWEYLGAPLSLTNTTSDLGPGRVVERPKVLWNERTGKYVMWMHIDASSYGEAKVGVAIGDTVCGKYEYLTSFQPLGFQSRDMSLFQDDDGTAYLLSEDRANGLRVDRLSDDYLTVVNETYLWPDHIEAPCMVKMSGRYYMFGSHLTGWAPNDNVYTTSLSITGPWSPWTTFAQSGTLTYQSQINYVLKLSDYEAFYLGDRWAPSNLGSSSYVWLPLNISKGSVNMAYFPSWVPNISDAIAQSSWTLSPPNNYYEGEMGTYANGARTVSCSGCSGAESAGWLGGPSNGTVTFDQIWSSGDTTMTITIQYRNGDSTPRFGQVVVNGDTPLQIEYLPSGSSVFNSTLHTLLQKGNNTLTFGGAGNATYAADVDRLIVPVS, from the exons ATGCAGGCCCATGGCGGCGGTCTTATCAAAGTGGACGATACCTTTTACTTGGTGGGGGAGGATCACACGAACGGGGCTGCATTCCAGAACATCAACTGTTATTCATCAAAAGACATGGTGCAGTGGGAATACCTGGGCGCACCACTCTCGCTCACTAATACCACTAGCGACTTAGGACCTGGTCGTGTTGTTGAACGACCCAAGGTGCTGTGGAATGAGCGCACGGGGAAATATGTAATGTGGATGCACATTGACGCAAGTAGCTATGGCGAGGCAAAGGTCGGCGTTGCTATCGGTGATACAGTTTGCGGTAAGTATGAATATCTCACTAGTTTCCAGCCACTAGGTTTCCAGAGTCGAGACATGAGTCTGTTTCAAGATGACGACGGGACAGCGTACCTGTTATCAGAAGAT CGAGCCAACGGCCTTCGCGTCGACCGACTATCTGATGACTACCTAACAGTCGTCAACGAAACGTACCTATGGCCAGATCATATTGAGGCGCCATGTATGGTTAAAATGAGTGGGCGTTATTATATGTTTGGCAGCCACCTGACCGGGTGGGCGCCAAACGACAACGTCTATACAACATCACTGTCAATTACAGGGCCTTGGAGTCCCTGGACAACCTTCGCCCAGAGCGGGACACTTACCTATCAGTCTCAAATCAACTACGTGTTGAAGCTAAGTGATTATGAGGCCTTCTATCTTGGTGATCGCTGGGCCCCAAGCAatcttggcagcagctcttaCGTCTGGCTTCCACTCAACATATCTAAGGGATCTGTAAACATGGCATATTTTCCCAGCTGGGTCCCCAATATAAGCGATGCAATAGCACAAAGCTCTTGGACACTGTCTCCGCCAAATAATTACTACGAAGGGGAGATGGGCACATACGCCAATGGAGCAAGGACTGTCAGCTGCTCGGGCTGCTCGGGCGCTGAATCAGCGGGATGGCTGGGCGGTCCCTCGAACGGCACGGTTACTTTCGATCAGATATGGAGTAGCGGTGATACCACGATGACGATTACCATCCAATACAGGAACGGTGACTCGACGCCGAGATTCGGCCAGGTTGTCGTCAATGGTGACACGCCTCTCCAGATCGAGTATCTGCCTAGTGGTTCTAGCGTCTTTAATAGCACACTGCACACATTGCtacaaaaaggaaacaatACCCTAACATTCGGTGGTGCTGGGAATGCCACTTACGCGGCCGATGTCGATCGATTGATCGTTCCTGTGTCATAG
- a CDS encoding uncharacterized protein (EggNog:ENOG41~SECRETED:SignalP(1-19)~MEROPS:MER0034745) produces MLLPKFHIGAVVWATVILAAPAAEQDSAAPTATVKNGTYTGLHSITYNQDYFLGVPFAQPPVGDLRFRVPQSLNSSWVGTRPAITYSAACVGYGSDDSVYPELSEDCLYLNIVRPSRYAAQNLPVALWIHGGGLTEGSGIDQRYNLSFIVKKSVDIGKPIIAVSINYRLSMWGFITGDEVLQNGVANLGFRDQRLAMHWLKENIVSFGGDPNKITIWGESAGALSVGMHLTAYGGRDDCLFRGAIMESGNPVFYGNLGSWNRTSFTTAVNSLGCSSASDKLQCLRQIPFATLNAWINTTQSFLGWQPLVDGDFIQGYTSLQLKRGQFVHVPIISGANSDEGTAFGPIGINSTQDFLNRLKSTLPAPYASAVLSAYPATITYGAVPTGLPPSDVFPEPLGSSYRRSAAYYGDATMIAHRRLTCQTWASNNVDAYCYRFNTIPNGVTSFTGATHFQEVAFVFNNKAGLGYPPVSVDPFSGEPQSYLDLSDKMSTAWVSFVHGGNPGSFWPRYSPGVGQNYVFDANATELGYLEPDLWRRQGISLINKFNAVVYLR; encoded by the exons ATGCTGCTCCCAAAATTCCACATAGGTGCTGTGGTCTGGGCAACTGTTATCCTTGCTGCCCCTGCAGCAGAACAGGATAGCGCAGCACCAACTGCCACGGTGAAAAATGGGACATATACTGGATTACATTCCATAACATACAATCAGGACTACTTTCTAGGTGTTCCTTTCGCTCAACCGCCTGTGGGAGACCTTCGCTTCCGAGTCCCTCAATCTCTTAATTCCTCCTGGGTTGGCACTAGACCCGCAATAACATACTCTGCTGCCTGCGTCGGTTACGGTAGCGATGACTCGGTATATCCTGAGCTATCAGAAGACTGCTTATATCTTAACATAGTGAGGCCTTCTAGATATGCTGCCCAAAACCTGCCTGTGGCACTTTGGATCCATGGGGGTGGACTCACTGAAGGCTCGGGTATTGATCAGAGATACAACCTATCTTTTATTGTGAAGAAGTCTGTGGACATTGGCAAACCTATTATAGCGGTGTCTATCAATTACCGCTTGAGTATGTGGGGGTTCATAACTGGTGACGAGGTGTTGCAGAACGGGGTTGCGAACTTGGGATTCAGAGATCAGAGATTGGCGATGCATTGGCTAAAGGAAAATATTGTTTCGTTCGGGG GCGACCCAAACAAAATCACGATTTGGGGAGAATCAGCTGGTGCCCTTTCCGTTGGAATGCACCTCACAGCTTATGGTGGGAGAGATGATTGCCTATTCAGAGGCGCTATCATGGAGAGTGGCAATCCCGTCTTTTATGGCAACCTCGGCAGTTGGAATAGGACCTCCTTTACCACCGCTGTCAATTCCTTGGGATGTAGCTCGGCATCTGACAAGCTGCAATGTCTGCGCCAGATCCCATTTGCGACACTGAATGCTTGGATCAATACCACGCAGTCATTCCTCGGTTGGCAGCCTCTCGTCGACGGCGACTTTATCCAGGGCTATACAAGTCTGCAGCTCAAGCGAGGACAATTCGTCCACGTGCCTATTATATCAGGGGCGAACTCAGATGAAGGTACCGCTTTTGGACCAATCGGAATTAACTCTACCCAAGACTTCCTCAACAGACTTAAAT CAACTTTGCCTGCGCCATACGCTTCTGCCGTTCTCTCTGCCTATCCTGCAACTATAACTTATGGGGCTGTTCCCACAGGCCTCCCTCCTTCTGATGTCTTTCCTGAGCCCCTTGGATCAAGCTACCGCCGCAGTGCAGCCTACTATGGAGATGCTACTATGATCGCTCATCGCCGACTCACTTGTCAGACTTGGGCTAGCAACAATGTCGATGCTTACTGTTACCGTTTTAACACAATTCCGAATGGAGTGACGTCATTTACTGGGGCCACGCACTTCCAAGAGGTAGCCTTTGTATTCAACAACAAGGCTGGGTTAGGATATCCGCCGGTGTCAGTTGACCCCTTCAGCGGAGAACCCCAGAGTTACTTGGACCTTAGTGACAAAATGAGCACGGCCTGGGTAAGCTTCGTGCATGGTGGCAACCCTGGAAGCTTTTGGCCCAGGTACTCGCCTGGGGTTGGGCAAAATTATGTTTTCGACGCAAATGCTACAGAGTTGGGGTATCTAGAGCCGGATTTGTGGAGAAGACAAGGTATATCGCTGATCAATAAGTTCAACGCTGTGGTCTATTTGAGATAA
- a CDS encoding uncharacterized protein (SECRETED:SignalP(1-19)) yields MRFATLLGALSSLQALSTALTMGNVMRNSITAFAKQEIAGHELAKRSLLSDILTDIKNLTECSSCEALLEVLKVLAHLGNNDFVKVIVEVCQTLGVEDNDVCSGAIGLEGPILAHALRQMTIGTKTSTLFCLTVFGLCQWPDVDTSYSPSMTTKPSTLRPASSGKTPIKVVHISDIHVDLNYTIGASWNCTKNICCRSYTTADEPGNNATPAGAYGNVHCDTPLSLEESMYAAIESLVPERQFTIFTGDVVEGAVWMVTDVEVSNDLNNAYARMRALGKTYAVAGNHDACPVNSFPPADIDTTISTQWAYDAMSANWETWIGNTAAAEVSSNYGSYSVVDSSGLRIVSINTNFWYKQNFWMYEKNWESDPSGMFAWLVSQLEQAEAAGERVWILGHMPMGASDTFHDASYYFDLIIQRFDATIAAVFYGHTHKDEFEISYSDYTHQDFSTATMMSYIAPALTPTSGNPTFRVYDVDPVTFGVLDMTVYYADITSDTYQTNPTWEILYSVKDTYGSLLGVTDIATELTPAFWHNVTALFEKNDTVFQEYIGRKTRDYDTSTCTGSCKMAEICQLRAAQSQYNCAIIKPGINFKRDTTTGVVVAGECDGSRAIPILSSMANVTGVQALRDALVMILGSSILNITVPSNYTVNGTTI; encoded by the exons atgcGATTCGCTACGCTCCTAGGCGCGCTGTCGTCGCTGCAGGCACTATCGACCGCCCTTACCATGGGTAATGTTATGCGCAATTCTATCACCGCTTTTGCGAAACAAGAAATTGCGGGGCATGAGCTTGCAAAGAGAAGCCTCCTCTCAGACATTCTGACAGACATTAAGAATCTCACCGAGTGCAGTTCTTGCGAA GCTTTGCTTGAGGTTCTCAAAGTATTGGCTCACTTAGGTAACAATGATTTTGTCAAAGTCATTGTGGAGGTTTGCCAGACACTG GGAGTTGAAGACAACGATGTCTG CTCTGGAGCAATTGGTCTTGAAGGCCCTATCTTAGCACACGCCCTCCGCCAGATGACTATTGGAACCAAAACTTCGACCCTGTTCTGCCTGACTGTCTTCGGCCTGTGCCAATGGCCCGACGTCGACACCTCATATTCTCCATCCATGACCACCAAGCCGTCGACCTTGCGTCCCGCATCCAGTGGCAAGACGCCAATAAAGGTGGTGCATATTAGCGACATCCACGTCGATCTGAACTATACGATCGGCGCAAGCTGGAACTGTACTAAGAATATCTGCTGCCGCAGCTACACAACTGCTGACGAGCCAGGCAACAATGCCACCCCCGCCGGCGCGTACGGCAACGTCCACTGCGACACTCCGCTGTCGCTCGAGGAGAGCATGTACGCCGCCATCGAGTCCCTCGTGCCAGAGAGGCAGTTCACAATCTTCACAGGAGACGTGGTGGAGGGCGCCGTGTGGATGGTTACTGACGTCGAGGTGTCTAACGACCTCAACAATGCGTACGCGCGCATGCGCGCTCTGGGCAAGACGTACGCCGTGGCGGGTAACCATGATGCATGTCCCGTCAACTCGTTCCCGCCAGCGGATATTGACACTACCATCAGTACGCAGTGGGCGTATGATGCTATGTCGGCCAACTGGGAGACTTGGATCGGGAACACGGCCGCTGCAGAGGTGTCATCTAACTATGGCAGCTACTCTGTTGTCGACAGCTCCGGGCTCCGTATCGTCAGCATCAATACCAACTTCTGGTATAAGCAAAACTTCTGGATGTACGAGAAGAACTGGGAGAGCGACCCGTCCGGCATGTTTGCATGGTTGGTCTCGCAGCTGGAGCAGGCCGAGGCAGCTGGAGAGAGGGTTTGGATTCTTG GTCATATGCCGATGGGCGCATCAGATACTTTCCATGATGCCTCCTACTACTTTG ATTTGATCATTCAGAGATTCGATGCTACGATCGCTGCAGTCTTCTATGG CCATACACACAAAGACGAGTTCGAGATCAGTTATAGCGACTACACTCACCAGGACTTCTCCACTGCCACTATGATGTCTTATATCGCCCCGGCGCTCACGCCGACGTCGGGTAACCCAACGTTCCG CGTTTATGATGTTGACCCAGTGACCTTCGGTGTCCTGGACATGACAGTCTATTACGCGGATATCACCTCGGATACGTACCAGACGAACCCAACATGGGAGATTCTGTACTCGGTCAAGGACACCTACGGCAGTCTCCTCGGTGTTACAGATATCGCGACGGAGCTTACGCCTGCGTTTTGGCACAACGTCACCGCTCTTTTTGAGAAAAACGATACAGTGTTCCAAGAGTATATCGGCCGCAAGACCCGCGACTACGATACTTCGACATGTACTGGCTCCTGCAAGATGGCAGAGATATGCCAGCTGCGTGCGGCGCAGTCGCAATACAACTG CGCGATCATTAAACCTGGAATTAATTTCAAGCGTGATACCACCACTGGCGTTGTTGTAGCAGGAGAATGTGACGGGTCTCGGGCTATTCCGATCCTCTCGTCAATGGCCAATGTGACCGGTGTTCAGGCGCTTCGAGATGCGCTGGTCATGATTCTCGGGAGCTCGATCCTGAATATAACAGTTCCGTCGAACTACACAGTTAATGGAACAACTATTTGA
- a CDS encoding uncharacterized protein (SECRETED:SignalP(1-19)): MRFATLLGALSSLQALSTALTMGNVMRNSITAFAKQEIAGHELAKRSLLSDILTDIKNLTECSSCEALLEVLKVLAHLGNNDFVKVIVEVCQTLGVEDNDVCSGAIGLEGPILAHALRQMTIGTKTSTLFCLTVFGLCQWPDVDTSYSPSMTTKPSTLRPASSGKTPIKVVHISDIHVDLNYTIGASWNCTKNICCRSYTTADEPGNNATPAGAYGNVHCDTPLSLEESMYAAIESLVPERQFTIFTGDVVEGAVWMVTDVEVSNDLNNAYARMRALGKTYAVAGNHDACPVNSFPPADIDTTISTQWAYDAMSANWETWIGNTAAAEVSSNYGSYSVVDSSGLRIVSINTNFWYKQNFWMYEKNWESDPSGMFAWLVSQLEQAEAAGERVWILGHMPMGASDTFHDASYYFDLIIQRFDATIAAVFYGHTHKDEFEISYSDYTHQDFSTATMMSYIAPALTPTSGNPTFR; encoded by the exons atgcGATTCGCTACGCTCCTAGGCGCGCTGTCGTCGCTGCAGGCACTATCGACCGCCCTTACCATGGGTAATGTTATGCGCAATTCTATCACCGCTTTTGCGAAACAAGAAATTGCGGGGCATGAGCTTGCAAAGAGAAGCCTCCTCTCAGACATTCTGACAGACATTAAGAATCTCACCGAGTGCAGTTCTTGCGAA GCTTTGCTTGAGGTTCTCAAAGTATTGGCTCACTTAGGTAACAATGATTTTGTCAAAGTCATTGTGGAGGTTTGCCAGACACTG GGAGTTGAAGACAACGATGTCTG CTCTGGAGCAATTGGTCTTGAAGGCCCTATCTTAGCACACGCCCTCCGCCAGATGACTATTGGAACCAAAACTTCGACCCTGTTCTGCCTGACTGTCTTCGGCCTGTGCCAATGGCCCGACGTCGACACCTCATATTCTCCATCCATGACCACCAAGCCGTCGACCTTGCGTCCCGCATCCAGTGGCAAGACGCCAATAAAGGTGGTGCATATTAGCGACATCCACGTCGATCTGAACTATACGATCGGCGCAAGCTGGAACTGTACTAAGAATATCTGCTGCCGCAGCTACACAACTGCTGACGAGCCAGGCAACAATGCCACCCCCGCCGGCGCGTACGGCAACGTCCACTGCGACACTCCGCTGTCGCTCGAGGAGAGCATGTACGCCGCCATCGAGTCCCTCGTGCCAGAGAGGCAGTTCACAATCTTCACAGGAGACGTGGTGGAGGGCGCCGTGTGGATGGTTACTGACGTCGAGGTGTCTAACGACCTCAACAATGCGTACGCGCGCATGCGCGCTCTGGGCAAGACGTACGCCGTGGCGGGTAACCATGATGCATGTCCCGTCAACTCGTTCCCGCCAGCGGATATTGACACTACCATCAGTACGCAGTGGGCGTATGATGCTATGTCGGCCAACTGGGAGACTTGGATCGGGAACACGGCCGCTGCAGAGGTGTCATCTAACTATGGCAGCTACTCTGTTGTCGACAGCTCCGGGCTCCGTATCGTCAGCATCAATACCAACTTCTGGTATAAGCAAAACTTCTGGATGTACGAGAAGAACTGGGAGAGCGACCCGTCCGGCATGTTTGCATGGTTGGTCTCGCAGCTGGAGCAGGCCGAGGCAGCTGGAGAGAGGGTTTGGATTCTTG GTCATATGCCGATGGGCGCATCAGATACTTTCCATGATGCCTCCTACTACTTTG ATTTGATCATTCAGAGATTCGATGCTACGATCGCTGCAGTCTTCTATGG CCATACACACAAAGACGAGTTCGAGATCAGTTATAGCGACTACACTCACCAGGACTTCTCCACTGCCACTATGATGTCTTATATCGCCCCGGCGCTCACGCCGACGTCGGGTAACCCAACGTTCCGGTAA
- a CDS encoding uncharacterized protein (EggNog:ENOG41~MEROPS:MER0038141), which yields MDSSSDRKPVRDTAEADAWFPSPYSLTQYTSSKTDFDGANYPNAYKGGKWKVLLIATQERYLKMANGEFFSTGNHPVEMLLPMIHLDAAGFDIDIATLSGDPVKLEMWAFPNEDESVKAIYEKYKQKIRSPLNLHDVWGKGFTKDTPYLAVFIPGGHGVLNGIPFSATVGNVLRWAHENQRYFISLCHGPVSMLAADIGKPEGSKFIYEGYQIDVFPDTLDDGANVEIGYIPGKMEWYVGERLRKLGITPLNRSIDGSTYRDRLVLTGDSPLASNNLGKLAAKTLLEKVAQLS from the coding sequence ATGGATAGCTCTTCAGATCGCAAACCTGTTCGAGACACagctgaggctgatgctTGGTTCCCATCTCCCTATTCTCTTACGCAATACACCTCGTCTAAGACGGACTTTGATGGCGCAAATTACCCCAACGCATACAAGGGCGGTAAATGGAAGGTGCTCTTGATTGCGACACAGGAGCGGTATCTCAAGATGGCCAACGGGGAATTTTTTTCGACAGGCAACCACCCTGTGGAGATGCTTTTGCCCATGATACATCTTGATGCTGCGGGGTTCGACATTGATATTGCCACGCTTTCAGGCGACCCTGTTAAATTGGAGATGTGGGCTTTCCCAAATGAGGATGAGTCGGTCAAAGCCATATACGAGAAGTACAAGCAAAAAATCCGCAGCCCACTCAATCTTCACGATGTGTGGGGTAAGGGCTTTACCAAGGACACTCCATACCTTGCTGTGTTTATTCCTGGTGGCCACGGTGTGTTGAATGGTATTCCCTTCTCGGCAACTGTCGGAAATGTTCTTCGGTGGGCTCATGAGAACCAACGCTACTTCATTTCACTCTGTCACGGACCAGTCAGCATGCTCGCTGCCGATATTGGAAAGCCTGAGGGTAGCAAGTTTATCTACGAGGGCTACCAAATTGACGTTTTTCCGGATACGCTGGATGACGGGGCAAATGTCGAAATTGGCTATATTCCGGGCAAGATGGAATGGTATGTCGGCGAGCGGCTCCGCAAGCTCGGTATCACACCGCTTAATAGAAGCATCGACGGCTCTACTTATCGCGATAGGCTTGTTCTGACTGGTGATTCCCCATTGGCATCGAACAACCTTGGAAAATTGGCTGCCAAGACACTTCTTGAGAAAGTTGCTCAGCTCTCATAA
- a CDS encoding uncharacterized protein (EggNog:ENOG41): MPDMLIPPITNDPSKVQLARISHVYFEHHDLDKFREFAKDFGFAEAEVAKDCIYFRGYGVDPYVYVATKSKDGKPRFLGPAFVAASEEEFQKASSIKGAKVMDLGSAPGGGKIVTFSRPDDTFFHVVYGQEERVMSKEEPSATHEQQGAFNKPFNKPRLGKFQRYHPGPALVHKLGHFGYVVPEFDQELEWYTSNFNFVPSDILYHWDFSNIDVLTFMHLDLGEEYSDHHCFFMQRAEPHVKKTFVHHTSYEVADFDTQLLGHDWLAKKGWESVWGVGRHVLGSQIFDYWRDSSGFKIEHYTDGDVVNTHIPTKRDVVGPFSVWGPEVPKDFGDKSS, from the exons ATGCCCGATATGCTCATTCCCCCGATCACGAATGATCCTTCCAAGGTCCAACTTGCCCGTATCAGTCATGTCTACTTTGAACACCATGATCTGGACAAGTTTAGAGAATTTGCAAAAGACTTTGGATTTGCTGAGGCCGAGGTTGCTAAAGATTGTATATACTTTCGTGGGTATGGGGTAGACCCTTATGTTTACGTAGCGACCAAAAGCAAAGATGGAAAGCCTCGGTTTCTCGGGCCAGCATTTGTTGCAGcatcagaagaagaattccAAAAGGCAAGCAGCATCAAGGGGGCCAAGGTAATGGACTTAGGTAGTGCTCCGGGTGGTGGTAAAATCGTTACCTTTAGCCGTCCGGATGACACCTTCTTTCATGTGGTTTATGGACAGGAAGAGAGAGTGATGTCGAAAGAAGAGCCTTCAGCGACACATGAGCAACAGGGTGCgtttaataaaccttttaaCAAACCGAGACTAG GCAAATTTCAACGTTATCATCCCGGTCCAGCACTTGTACACAAATTGGGCCATTTTGGTTACGTCGTACCGGAATTTGATCAAGAACTCGAGTGGTATACATCAAACTTCAATTTTGTGCCTTCCGACATTTTGTATCACTGGGACTTTTCCAACATTGACGTCTTGACTTTTATGCACCTCGATCTTGGCGAAGAATACTCAGACCACCACTGCTTTTTCATGCAAAGGGCAGAACCGCACGTCAAGAAGACATTTGTCCACCACACCTCATATGAAGTCGCGGATTTTGATACCCAATTGCTTGGGCATGACTGGTTAGCCAAAAAAGGATGGGAAAGTGTCTGGGGGGTAGGTCGCCACGTGCTGGGAAGTCAAATATTTGACTACTGGCGTGATTCAAGTGGATTCAAGATAGAACATTATACCGACGGTGATGTCGTGAATACACATATCCCGACAAAAAGGGACGTGGTTGGACCGTTTTCGGTTTGGGGTCCGGAGGTGCCGAAGGATTTTGGGGATAAGAGCTCTTGA
- a CDS encoding uncharacterized protein (CAZy:GH43~EggNog:ENOG41~SECRETED:SignalP(1-20)) yields the protein MQSRLGFRSALIACAQIATATLQIIPGATWTTSNGLHMQAHGGGLIKVDDTFYLVGEDHTNGAAFQNINCYSSKDMVQWEYLGAPLSLTNTTSDLGPGRVVERPKVLWNERTGKYVMWMHIDASSYGEAKVGVAIGDTVCGKYEYLTSFQPLGFQSRDMSLFQDDDGTAYLLSEDRANGLRVDRLSDDYLTVVNETYLWPDHIEAPCMVKMSGRYYMFGSHLTGWAPNDNVYTTSLSITGPWSPWTTFAQSGTLTYQSQINYVLKLSDYEAFYLGDRWAPSNLGSSSYVWLPLNISKGSVNMAYFPSWVPNISDAIAQSSWTLSPPNNYYEGEMGTYANGARTVSCSGCSGAESAGWLGGPSNGTVTFDQIWSSGDTTMTITIQYRNGDSTPRFGQVVVNGDTPLQIEYLPSGSSVFNSTLHTLLQKGNNTLTFGGAGNATYAADVDRLIVPVS from the exons ATGCAATCTCGATTGGGCTTCCGGAGTGCTCTGATAGCCTGCGCTCAAATTGCAACTGCGACTCTGCAGATCATACCTGGGGCAACCTGGACAACG TCCAACGGCCTACACATGCAGGCCCATGGCGGCGGTCTTATCAAAGTGGACGATACCTTTTACTTGGTGGGGGAGGATCACACGAACGGGGCTGCATTCCAGAACATCAACTGTTATTCATCAAAAGACATGGTGCAGTGGGAATACCTGGGCGCACCACTCTCGCTCACTAATACCACTAGCGACTTAGGACCTGGTCGTGTTGTTGAACGACCCAAGGTGCTGTGGAATGAGCGCACGGGGAAATATGTAATGTGGATGCACATTGACGCAAGTAGCTATGGCGAGGCAAAGGTCGGCGTTGCTATCGGTGATACAGTTTGCGGTAAGTATGAATATCTCACTAGTTTCCAGCCACTAGGTTTCCAGAGTCGAGACATGAGTCTGTTTCAAGATGACGACGGGACAGCGTACCTGTTATCAGAAGAT CGAGCCAACGGCCTTCGCGTCGACCGACTATCTGATGACTACCTAACAGTCGTCAACGAAACGTACCTATGGCCAGATCATATTGAGGCGCCATGTATGGTTAAAATGAGTGGGCGTTATTATATGTTTGGCAGCCACCTGACCGGGTGGGCGCCAAACGACAACGTCTATACAACATCACTGTCAATTACAGGGCCTTGGAGTCCCTGGACAACCTTCGCCCAGAGCGGGACACTTACCTATCAGTCTCAAATCAACTACGTGTTGAAGCTAAGTGATTATGAGGCCTTCTATCTTGGTGATCGCTGGGCCCCAAGCAatcttggcagcagctcttaCGTCTGGCTTCCACTCAACATATCTAAGGGATCTGTAAACATGGCATATTTTCCCAGCTGGGTCCCCAATATAAGCGATGCAATAGCACAAAGCTCTTGGACACTGTCTCCGCCAAATAATTACTACGAAGGGGAGATGGGCACATACGCCAATGGAGCAAGGACTGTCAGCTGCTCGGGCTGCTCGGGCGCTGAATCAGCGGGATGGCTGGGCGGTCCCTCGAACGGCACGGTTACTTTCGATCAGATATGGAGTAGCGGTGATACCACGATGACGATTACCATCCAATACAGGAACGGTGACTCGACGCCGAGATTCGGCCAGGTTGTCGTCAATGGTGACACGCCTCTCCAGATCGAGTATCTGCCTAGTGGTTCTAGCGTCTTTAATAGCACACTGCACACATTGCtacaaaaaggaaacaatACCCTAACATTCGGTGGTGCTGGGAATGCCACTTACGCGGCCGATGTCGATCGATTGATCGTTCCTGTGTCATAG